The following nucleotide sequence is from Sparus aurata chromosome 22, fSpaAur1.1, whole genome shotgun sequence.
AACATGAGAGTTTGGGCCACACAGGAATTACATGCAttgttttaaagcattttctGCTTAATTTGAAACGATTAGTTTGTGTATTATAtgacaaatcaatcaatcaatcaactttatttataaagcacttttcatacatgagtatgtagcacaaagtgctttacacaggaaacataaaacaataataaagaaagcccctccctcccaccctccgtactatatacatgcacacatacgtacacacacatacacacacacacacacacacacacactcttactacaggaaataaggagacatggcaaggcactgaggattgaggaaacgccacctttggggccgtccacactgggaggagtcacaggctgtgccacggggggcaccagtgcccaggccccccgaccctgacagacaacgaatggctgggccaaagggacccagggacagcacccccagcagcatcccagacacagctcccagtgtggaggacccccctgaggaaactctggagttaacccttaaaaactaaaacataagataggataaaaaccctgacaaaagataatttaaagaagtgaacagttaaaaggataaaatgcacaagataataataaataaaataaaatagtatcgaagataaataattaaaaaaaaattatttaagatgaaaattgtttaaaaaaaacaaaaaaacaaacaaaaacaaaacaagataggaacaacaacataaaatacgatagaaccacataagaatggaataagaatttaaaatattagttaaaagcctgattaaaaaggtgtgtctttaaccttcccttaaaaatatcaacagtctctgcagacctgaggttctccggcaggctgttccacaagcgggggccatagtggctaaatgccgcctcaccgtgggttttagttcttggttttggtagggataaaaggccagagccggaggacctcagggtccgcgagggttgatatggtaaaagcaggtcagataagaaCATAATAACACCGAGGAGACTCCTGAATCATGATATTGATGATTTTAATATCAGTATCAGTCTGTTCACCGGACACACACTGCAGTTTTCTAGACCTCTGTGCAGCCCACTGACCAAGGTCACCTGACCCTCCACTGAGCGACACGAGCCTGAGCGCCAAAACAAAGCTAACCACCACTATTACTCTCAATTAAAGGACTTTCTATCTGCCCAAATTGGTCAAAACAAACCAAGTATACATCAGCGGTAAACCACCCAGCGACAAAATGTCTGGAAACGGGTTAGTCCACAGTATCCAGAGGTTAATAAACTCCGAGGAGCGGCTGAGGACTCCGGTAAGTTCACAGcgcggctaacgttagctaacaggctacatgctaatcagctagctaGGTGATTGTGTTGATGTCGGTGTTAAAAAAGATGGAGACGCTTTGACTGAGTGGGAGCGACAACTGTGGCACTTTTGTTCAACAATCACAATATTTTGATGTCAGTTGGAGTTAttattgtgtattttaatgAGCAATGAGCATCAATACCTCCTGAAACTGTGTAACGTAATTAGCCTTATTGTCAGTAGGAAATGTGGCAGCATTCATTGTTTACACATGTGAGGATTAAGTTAAAATTAAGTGAGGAAGTCAGTATTCATTCTCAACTCATATAACATATAGATAGCCCTGTGAATTCAGTCTAAAAACATAAACTCTCTAAACTTGACTTCTTGTTGTCATAATGTAGCTGACAAACTGTCAATTTGAAGGTCACATAAAGCTGCTAACAGGATAAATATTGGAAAGCCACAACAAAACTTGTGATACAAACAGAAGCAAAGTCTATAATAAGAAAGCTCAAATGTTCCCTGTGTAATGCTGCTGAATTGTTTGTATTGAGATTGCATCATTGCAGTTTTCTTAGCAGCACTTGTggatttatctttgttttaaagCCTGAACCTCAAACTGTATTTTTACGATAAACTTACCATTAACCTGTTGGCAAAATGTGGATTAACCTAACACACATAAAACTAACTTCTGCATGGAGCTACACTTAAAGGAGATACCTTTATAAAAAAACTGCAATGcttgatgaagaaaaacaacatttgtccAACAACCAGCCTTAAATTGTGGGCTCAAAAAGCattacatttgaatatttcatagCTTTTACCACCGGgaatatatgaaatatgaatgtgAAAGTAACTTTCCTCAGGACATACAGTTGTATCTTTATGATTTATTAATAAGGATAACAGACATACAGTACTAACATGCACAGATTAATGCCTACGGTAGATTTCACACACAGATTGAGATGATTGTGAAGACAATGCAGAGTCAATTCAAAGCCTTTTCTTGTCATTGTCAGAGTCCGTTCGACCATCTCCGACAGCAGATGGATGATGTGTTGGGAGATGGAGGCATCCTGAAGGAGGTGGTCCACCCTGGAGAGGGCCCACCTGTACCTCAAAACGCTTCTGTACTGAGTACAAGAGCAGTCTTTTTCTGAAAACTCCTGCAGTTatttgccatataattttgttCAACCATAACCTCTTCTCTTTTTGTGTCTTCCTCAAGTCCATTACTCTGGTTTTCTGGAGTATTCTGCTGAACCTTTCGAAACTACCACAAACTTAAAGTACCCCCGGATGATGAAGTTAGGCAGAGGTCAGTGATCGGCATTGATTTACCTGAGAACCTATCATTCTCGTGGCATACAGGATAAAATGTGAGGTTGTGAAATGATCATCTTACAGATTTGACGCTGGCCGGACTAGAGCTTGGTCTGTTAACCATGCGGAGAGGAGAGTTCTCTCGTTTCCTCCTCCAGCCCCACTATGCATACGGGAACATGGGTTGTCCTCCGTTCATCCCCGCTGCTGCCGTGGTTCTGTACGAGGTTCACATCCTCGACTTCCTCGACTCGGGACAAGTGGACGAATTCATCGCACTGAGTCCGGTAGGTACCCTGTAGTTGTACTGacacattatttttccatttgacATCAATTGTATACTAATTAATTGGACTTACAGgagatatttatttatatattaatctACCTACAGTGTGCTTTCAAAACTATGCAGTTATGGAAAACAGAGGaatcttcttttgttgttttgcatgGCCAGTTATATATGATTCACATATGATTATACACCTTCAATCATATCACCTTCTGCACATTCCTTGAAGTTTATAATCCATTTCTCGTTtcataaaacaatttaaagcatggtcacaaaaaggaagaatgaGGTCAGACCTGGCAACTATTACTGTTACTGTTTACTCCTCTGTCTCCAGGAGGAGCAGAACACAGTTTCTCTGTCGAAGCTTCTTGAAGTTGTCAACACAGTCCGCAGCTTTGGCAACCGTTGCTTCAACCAGAGTCATTACGACAACGCCAAACGTCGCTACAAAGAGGTAAAGACAGAGACCACGCCCTCTATTGAGGTACTGATTGCCTGTAGTTTTTTAGTGCATTTGCTAATATGTGTACTGTTAAAAGGTGAATTGTACTGCGTTacaaaaataagattttttATATTGGCTTCAATGTTTGGTCGACAGGCACTGATGCTGCTGgagaacagagagacagagagagaagcagagaaggACGGGATCAGGACGGCGCTGCTTCCTCTCTTCCTGAACCTTTCTATCACCGAGCTCCGTCTGGACAGCCCACACAAAGCCCTGAAATACGGCAACAAAGCCTTGGAGATCGACTCAGCCAACACAAAGGCTCTTTTCCGCTGTGGACAGGTcagacagggtttttttttccaaaccgTCAGATAACAGGTAACAGTCCTTGGAGATTTTCTTGCCGATATCTGTGGtataaaatgttctgtttctttGAGAAATAAAAGATAGGAACAATGATAGTCCTGGTAAAAAACAGATGTTCGAATTATGGTGGACTTTTATTAAGTTTATGTTGGATGAACACATTTAACTCGTATCTGGTACACTGATACATCGCTCACAACGCTGTAGGATAACAAGTAGTCCATTATTCTGACGTCTGATGTCATTTCTGTCAGGCGTATCTGGAGCTGCGTGAGTACGAGAGCGCCCAGGATTGCCTCATAACGGCTCAAGCGAGGAAGCCCTTTGACACTGACATCAACAACCTACTGAGGAAAGTGGCAATGTAAGACGAACCTTTGTTAAGCCATTCCAGATGTTTACACCGCATTTAGACCTGATATTAGAGTTGCATCTGCCATGATTCATTATCTGGATAACTAATGgtctgatcttttttttaatgcacttACACCTGTTATTTGTAACGCATGATGTTATCCTCACTGGGATGAGATTGTCCTGTGCAAAACCTGCACCGGAGCGATTTGAGGTAGCAGCAAATCAGCCCCAGACTCTCTTTAAAAATCGTGTAGTTTGGAGGATTATAGAGTTTGGAAAACATTGTAAACTTTTTGAAATGCTGTTCACATCACATCCTGAATCATTTGCTCCCTCTTGTAAAAATCGGCAATTGTAATACATTAAATGattcctcttttctctgtcgCA
It contains:
- the LOC115574176 gene encoding inactive peptidyl-prolyl cis-trans isomerase FKBP6 isoform X4; the protein is MSGNGLVHSIQRLINSEERLRTPSPFDHLRQQMDDVLGDGGILKEVVHPGEGPPVPQNASVLIHYSGFLEYSAEPFETTTNLKYPRMMKLGRDLTLAGLELGLLTMRRGEFSRFLLQPHYAYGNMGCPPFIPAAAVVLYEVHILDFLDSGQVDEFIALSPEEQNTVSLSKLLEVVNTVRSFGNRCFNQSHYDNAKRRYKEALMLLENRETEREAEKDGIRTALLPLFLNLSITELRLDSPHKALKYGNKALEIDSANTKALFRCGQAYLELREYESAQDCLITAQARKPFDTDINNLLRKVAMSYKDTLDKEKDMCSKMFRDLRDK